In Tursiops truncatus isolate mTurTru1 chromosome X, mTurTru1.mat.Y, whole genome shotgun sequence, the following proteins share a genomic window:
- the CT83 gene encoding LOW QUALITY PROTEIN: kita-kyushu lung cancer antigen 1 (The sequence of the model RefSeq protein was modified relative to this genomic sequence to represent the inferred CDS: inserted 1 base in 1 codon) produces MPKKCKPRRNTGEMSSNXTSLALVRSSSSTQSAKSNTDKCLSVNSQWDINLQNSIAMQRKIFVNLSIMEYNLAELERFLVTKGLNRALS; encoded by the exons ATGCCCAAGAAATGTAAGCCAAGG AGAAACACTGGTGAAATGTCATCAA CGACTTCTCTTGCACTGGTGAGATCATCCTCTTCTACTCAGTCAGCTAAGAGCAATACTGATAAGTGTCTTTCAGTCAACAGTCAATGGgatattaatctccaaaactcgATAGCCATGcagaggaaaatatttgtaaacctcAGCATCATGGAATACAATCTGGCTGAATTGGAACGATTCCTAGTTACTAAGGGTTTAAATCGTGCATTAAGTTAA
- the SLC6A14 gene encoding sodium- and chloride-dependent neutral and basic amino acid transporter B(0+), with amino-acid sequence MDKLKCPSFFKCRGKEKVTASSENFHVGGNDENQDRGNWSKKSDYILSMVGYAVGLGNVWRFPYLTYNNGGGAFLIPYAIMLALAGLPLFFLECSLGQFASLGPVSVWRILPLFQGVGITMVLISIFVTIYYNVIIAYSLYYMFASFQRELPWKSCSYWADKTCSRSPIVTHCNVSIKLGEIFQVNKSWLDANNFTCINGSEVYQPGQLPSEQYWNKVALQRSSGLDEPGVIVWYLALCLLLAWLIVGTALFKGIKSSGKVVYFTAIFPYVVLLILLIRGATLDGASKGISYYMGAQSNFTKLREAEVWKDAATQIFYSLSVAWGGLVALSSYNKFNNNCFLDAIVICLANCLTSVFAGFAIFSILGHMAHISGKEVSQVVKSGFDLAFIAYPEALALLPGGPFWSVLFFFMLLTLGLDSQFASIETITTTIQDLFPKAMKKMRVLITSGCCLVLFLLGLVCVTQAGIYWVHLIDHFCAGWGILIAAILELMGIMWIYGGNRFIEDIEMMIGTKRWIFWLWWRACWFVITPMVLTAILIWSLVQFHRPDYGKIPYPDWGVALGWCMITFCIIWIPIMAITKLIQAEGTILQRIVSCCRPASNWGPYLERHRGERYKNMVDPKKETDHEIPTVSGSRKPE; translated from the exons ATGGACAAGTTGAAGTGCCCGAGCTTCTTCAAGTGCAGAGGGAAGGAG aaAGTGACGGCTTCATCTGAGAATTTCCATGTTGGTGGAAATGATGAGAATCAGGACCGTGGCAACTGGTCCAAAAAATCTGATTACATTTTATCTATGGTTGGATATGCAGTGGGATTGGGGAATGTGTGGAGATTCCCATATTTGACCTACAACAATGGCGGAg GTGCCTTCTTGATACCTTATGCGATTATGCTAGCACTGGCTGGTTTACCTTTGTTCTTCCTAGAGTGCTCACTGGGACAATTTGCTAGCTTAGGTCCAGTTTCAGTTTGGAGGATTCTACCATTGTTTCAAG GTGTGGGGATTACAATGGTCCTGATATCCATTTTTGTGACAATCTATTATAATGTCATAATTGCCTATAGTCTTTACTACATGTTTGCTTCTTTTCAACGTGAACTACCATGGAAAAGCTGTTCTTATTGGGCAGATAAAACCTGTAGCAGATCGCCTATag tgACACATTGTAATGTGAGTATAAAGCTAGGTGAAATCTTCCAAGTGAATAAAAGCTGGTTAGACGCCAACAATTTTACCTGCATCAATGGAAGTGAAGTTTATCAGCCAGGGCAGCTTCCCAGTGAACAATATTGGAA TAAAGTGGCGCTCCAACGGTCAAGTGGATTGGATGAGCCTGGAGTCATTGTGTGGTATTTAGCACTTTGTCTTCTTCTGGCCTGGCTCATAGTTGGAACAGCACTATTTAAAGGAATCAAGTCTTCTGGGAAG GTGGTATATTTTACAGCTATTTTCCCCTATGTTGTCTTGCTAATCCTGCTGATCCGAGGGGCAACTCTGGATGGCGCATCAAAAGGCATTTCATACTATATGGGAGCACAGTCAAATTTTACAAAACTTAGGGAAGCTGAG GTTTGGAAAGATGCTGCCAcacagatattttattccttgtcAGTGGCTTGGggtggtttagttgctctgtcaTCTTACAATAAGTTCAATAACAACTGCTTCTTAGATGCCATTGTAATTTGTTTGGCAAATTGCCTCACTAGTGTGTTTGCTGGATTTGCTATTTTTTCTATATTGGGACACATGGCTCATATATCTGGAAAGGAAGTCTCTCAAGTTGTAAAATCAG GTTTTGATTTGGCATTCATTGCTTATCCAGAAGCTCTAGCTCTACTCCCAGGTGGGCCATTTTGGTccgtattatttttcttcatgctttTGACTTTGGGTCTCGACTCTCAGTTTGCTTCCATTG AAACGATTACAACAACGATTCAAGATTTATTTCCCAAAGCgatgaagaaaatgagggttCTCATAACTTCGGGTTGctgcttggttttgtttctccTTGGCCTCGTGTGTGTGACTCAG GCTGGAATTTACTGGGTTCATCTGATTGACCACTTCTGTGCTGGATGGGGCATTTTGATTGCAGCTATACTGGAACTAATGGGAATCATGTGGATTTATG GAGGCAACAGATTCATTGAAGATATAGAAATGATGATTGGAACAAAAAGGTGGATATTCTGGCTATGGTGGAGAGCTTGTTGGTTTGTCATTACGCCTATGGTTTTGACG GCAATCTTGATCTGGTCATTGGTACAATTTCATAGACCTGATTATGGCAAAATTCCATACCCTGACTGGGGAGTTGCTCTAGGCTGGTGTATGATTACTTTCTGTATTATTTGGATTCCAATTATGGCtattacaaaattaattcaagCTGAAGGAACCATCCTTCAA cgCATTGTAAGCTGCTGCAGACCAGCTTCTAACTGGGGGCCATACCTGGAAAGACATCGTGgggaaagatataaaaatatggtAGATCCTAAAAAAGAGACTGACCATGAAATACCTACTGTTAGTGGCAGTAGAAAACCAGAATGa